Within Fusarium keratoplasticum isolate Fu6.1 chromosome 8, whole genome shotgun sequence, the genomic segment CCTCGTGCCAGGCCTTGTGGTACTTTGTGGGGTCGGCGTCCTGCGTCGACTCCTCCAGGTGCTCAGAGTCCACCCACTTGATGTGAAGAGCCTTCTGGCATCGCATGGCAGAGTGCTCCAGAGCCTTGGTGACCGAGAGGTAAGTGTCGTGCGTCTCGACGTACTTGCCAACCAGAGCAATCTCAACTCGGTCGACGTGCTGTCGGGGGTTGACCGTCTTCTGCCACACCTCCCAAAGCTGAGCGCCCTTCTCGACGAGAGCAGGGGGGATGGTCAGCTTGTCCAGCTGCAGGCCCGTCTTGAGCTGCTGGAGCAGGCCCTCAGTCatgagaagatgaggaactTGGTAGACGGTCTCCATATCCCGCACGGCAATAACCTGCTCCATATCGACATGGCAGCTGCTGGCAATCTTGGCAACTGTAGCCTCATGGGGAGGTCGTTCACATCGGCAGGCAATCTACCCAGGTTAGTTGCTATTCCGGAAACGGTGTAATCTCAAGTACGAACCAAGTCTGGCAAAAGACCCCTGGAGCACTGGTTAGCAAATTGGTTCAAACATATAATGAGTTGCTAGGGCGAGTTTGCAAACTCAAAGACCCAGACATAacacaaaacaaaacaaggGTGCAAACTTACGCTTGACGGGCTCCACGGATAGAGTGCTGCGTAGGCTtggtcttctcctctccGTGGATGACGGGAACGTAGGAAACGTGGATGTTGACAAAGTTGCCCTTGCCAGCTCGTTGACGGAACTGGGTCAACGCCTCAACGAAAGGCATGCTCTCGATATCACCGACGGTACCTCCCTGATGGATGGTAAGTTTCAGGTAGCACAAGAGGCGAAGCGTCCTAGAGCAAAGGACTCCGCCTGGGCTCGTAGTTACATACCAGCTCAACTTGGGAATAGTCAGCAAAGGGCGCTTCATCTATAGCCTGTGGTGCAAAACATACCGATACACACATCAGGCTCATCTCCCGAGTCGTCGACGGGGATTCTGGCAACACGCTCGATAGAGTCTTGGATAGCGTTTACGACATGGGGCACGACCTGGACGGTCTTTCCGAGATAGGTGCCTTTACAAGCTTGTCAGCTTTCGCGATGGCTGCAAGTCCTCTGGGCTGGGTATACCTTTTCGCTCTTCTGATAGTACGAAGCTGACAGGGTTTAGTCTTGGCGCTTTCAAGGCCAGGGATTCTTTCGCAGACATACTTGTAAATCTTTCCAGTGGTAATGTTGCTCTACGGATCCGGGTTAGAGGAGAATACAAGGGTACGTGGGCGCAATCTGAGCTTACCTCCTTGGTGAGATTAAGGCCCAGGTATCTTGATACGGTCAAGTCAGACGGCATTCTCAGTCACGAATATAGCGATTTTACCTTTCATAGTtgcccaggtcaagatcaCTCTCACCACCGTCCTAACCCAGTCAGTAAGAGGTTGCGCGTCCGAGTTTGGAGCGGGGCGCATTACGTTGAGGACGAAGCATTCACCATGCTCCTTGGGGCTCATGGTGCCTTGACTCCCAGTCAGCCGGATAGCTCTGCCTGGGGATCTACATTTGTTGGGGACTCGCCGGCATCAATATTCAAATAAGGATCTATCTTCACGGCCGTGACCTTGAGGCCCAGGgtcttgagaagaaggcccgaggaggaggctgcatGCGAGATAACAAGAGTTAGTTACGGTGAAGGAGGGGCACGGTGTTGCTTTGACTTCGTACCAATGATGCCCTTGCCAATGCCGGAGATGACACCTAACGACGAAGTTAATATGGAGGTTTCAAAGGAGAAATCAATACTTTAGCACATACCTCCAGAAACTAGAACGTACTTCATCTTGTCGGTCGGGGATAAGGTGATTTGTTGGTGGTGACGGATGAAGCATTCGTGAAAGTTGAAAAATTTCGACGCTTGCCAGGCTCCATAGAGGCACAGATTAGATACGGGTGGGGCCGCACAGtgtgagagaagagaatgcACTGGGCATCCAACCTCGACgctgactctgactctgactctgactctgactGACTCTCCCTCGATGCCATGAATCGTCATCCTTGAGGCTCTGCTTTGACTTTCGGCAATGCCCGATTCGCTCATCGCGCAGTTGATTAGTAGCGGTCTCACGTTGGTACTCGATGGAATAAACAGTTAATTTATCCTTTCACAGGACACTACTATGACGAACCAATGAAGCAATCCCTACTGCTTCATGCCTGACACCAAGATTATTGTAAAAACATGGAATGGAAAAAACAGGATTTTCTATGGCCAGGCTCCACTCGATTAGTACTGGACTTTTGTGCCACGAGTTGGGAAAAACATTGCTGAATGCCGTCTACACCGGTGCTATGCAAAGGGTGAAAAATGTGTGAATGTGAATGGTTGCATTGAGAAAGGGGGTATCTGTGATTTGTGCTAGTAGAGGTGCTCAGGAGCGGGACGCAGACAGAGCGTGTAGACATGACAGTGATGTGACATGTGGATAATGAGATAGGCGACCTTGAGGCCGGTGTCGTGGGACATGAGTGAACCATGGCAAGCGTAAACATTCGCTAGGCGCGTGAGATATAGTAGAATAATGCGTGTCGTTAAAGTCGTGATAGCGTTGCGCGTGCCACTGCCCTTCAAAGCGTGGCTTCATCATGCTGGCGAACCAGGGTACGGAGAACCAAGACTGGAAAGGCTGGCGATACTAGTGCGGTTGACACGTTTGCGCTTCATGGCCTGGTAGTCCTGCttgaaagaagagaggcatCGCTGAAGTTCCTTGTCCGGGTGAGGAGGCAGTTGGATCTCAACTGCCTTGAGACAAATCCGTAGATGCTGGAGTTCGTCGTCATTTTCGCGAAGCTCTTGCTCACTGCGCTGTGTGTTAGAGAAGAAGGTGCAGAAGGCTGTCCGGGATACTTACAGATGAGATACCCGGTTCTGAAGAAAGATGATGCGTTGGGCGGCACGTTCGGCACGCTCAATGAGGAGACCTTGGATATGCTAAAGGGCATGTTAGGACGAGTGGGACAAGAGATAAGAACTGCAGCTTACTTCCGACTCCTCCTGGCGAGCCTTGAGATTGGCGACGAGCTGAGACATCTCCTCGTTGAGCTGCGTCACCTCATTGAtaaccttcttggcctgaGCCACTGTCATGCCCATGTTGGGTGGAGGGTCAGgttccggctccggctccggctcgGGGTCCCTCCGGATAGACGCTGATAAGTCGGAGAAGCGGGTCCGGAAGATGGATGAACCCGGAGAGCTGAACAAGGAGTCACCGGGACTGCGCATGTCGACGCTCAGGGGCCGCCGGGGAGTGGGACGAGGTGAGGGGGTGGATGGGTTAGATGAGAATGAGACTGTCTTCTTCATTCTGGTGGATGCTTCCAGGTGGTCCAGCTGAGCGGTGAGGAGGTCgacgtcaacatcatcaacatcatcgtTGCCGGATGTGAGCTCATGAGCGAGTTGACTCAGACGCCGGGCGAGGGTGTCGCGGTTGCTCCGGCTGAGGCGGGCACCCCGTCGGGCAGTTGGTGAGGCGTCATTAGGCTCTTGATCGTGATGAGAAGAATGCCTTGAACTGGAGAGCTCCCTCCTCAGCGGGCTCAACCGTCCAGTGGAGAAGCCGAGACTAGAAGCGACACTGGGACTAGACAGTAATGAGGGCGTCCTCATGCCGGGAAGGTCCTGATCCGGGACAGAGTCATGGTCGTCGTGATAGCGATGGCGGTAGTCGCTGCGATAGTCGTTGCCGTAGGAAAAATACCCGGTGGCTGGGGTCGTCGCGGTGGACGAAGATTTTGAGATGGGCATCTTGCGATCAGGCGTCGAGAAGATGAGCTGCTCATCCGTGACTGATGCAGCTGCGGCGGCCTCAGCTGCAGCGATGGCAGCGGCAGGATCCTCGTCGATGGCAGCGAGATCCATGGTTGCGAGTGGACAAAATAGAGGGACTCGGTCGGTATGTGCAGCAAGACCTGACCTGGCTTGACAGTACAGCTCACCAGAGCCTCACAAGCCCTTTTTGAGAACCAGAACCTTTCCAAGACACCCGCCCAAAGGAGACGAACGACGTGGCCGTGGGTGGATCGCACAAacgagagaaaaaaaagagcaCTAAGCCTCACCGACTCCCCTGGAGAAGCGGGAGGCTGGAGCACGTCCACCAACCAAAGGCGTAGCTTTGGGCGTGGTCCTCAAACTTGGTCGGCCGGGGGCTGCTAAATGAAGGGCCCAGTGGGCCACAGGAGGCCCCAGAAAGGGGGCGCAAAGAGAGAAGCGAAGCAAGGGCGTCAAAAGTAAGACGATGAATCGATagagcagctcaaggccgcAAAGCAAGCCTGGAAAATCTGCGTCTCTGTCGCGCGTGCGGCCTCAGTCTCTCCCTTTGGCTTTGGGTCGAGTCATTTGGGTTGGGTTGATGCAGtcagtggaggaggagaatctGTTTGGCTGCGCTTAAGCAGGTCGGGGCCAGCCCCATATTTAATCCGGACCAATCATGTAACATCAAATCGAGATACGTCATGCCTCGCCTATTTTTGGCTGCGACACAAGTATCGGCCACCAAGCGCCTGGCCTTGTAAGGTTGTGGCTAAAACTCGACTCTGAAGAGGTGAATGGGGATTTCAGCGGTAACAATGGTGACAATAAAGTGGTGAGACATAAATACTCCGATGGATGCACTCTCGCGATCGATGAAAAAAGCACTATCGTAATTACCCCCTTACTGCAGCACAGATGGACATTCGAGGGGCACTCATTTCCAATCTGTTCATTTTTGTCCTCAGACCCCTAGCGAGATTCTTCCCCGCGTGACAAGTCACCTGATTCGAAAGCCAAAGACGAAAGCAACACCAGAGACAAAGGATCAACAGCGGCGCATCTGCTTCTGACAACAGCTGGTCTTTGCCCCGGCAACATGCCCATTGCATTGTTCTTGAAAAACTGAGAGCGGTTGGTCGGCATGTGACCGAGCTGAGCCTGATTGGAGGTGGGGTGTGGGGTACTGAGACGGCTTGTGAAAGGGCCTGGCGGCGCCTCCAACGATGGATGCTCGATGGAGTCTGGGGAACTTGATTGCCGGAGCATAGATGGGCAGTTTATAGTTGAGTGTATCTCATGATTTACGCACTTGAGTAGCGGATTTCCTTTCTAGGAAAAAGGAGGATGGCAACAGGCTCAGGGAAATATTGAAGCGCAATATCCCAATAAGGCAGTCCGTTCTCACGACGAGCAACCTTCACACGCAACACGTCTCTTGGACGCCATGTTCGCAACAGCGCCTCGCCTCCGTTCTCGACCTCTCGCCAACCCTTGTCTCCGACGCAGAACATCTTCCACTCACCCCGAGCTTGCCGCTGCGAGTCGCGGTTCTTCCCCCGCGAGCAAGGTCCAGGCCCTAACTCTCCCTCCGAATCAACAAACCCCGTGACGGCCTGTAGCCAGATCTCGTCGATTTGTGGTGCGCCGTTCATGCCTCCATGGCCTGACCCGGGCCCCCGGAGATTTCCCCGAGGTGAGTCGACCGTACCCCGACATCTGAGCTCGGAGACCGGCGGGGAAAAGGTTCAGGTTGTCAACCCCgtaaaaaggaaaaaaaaacgTCTACACGCCCCTTCAACAAAGACACTTTTGTAAGAGATTGACCACTTGCAGAAACCTTCTCTTGAGCAATTATCTTGTTTCTTCTACAGTCCCGTAGGCCCGTATCCTTCACCCCGGGAAGCAAAGGCACAGCTCCGCGTCCCCGTAAAAGCGTCTCCATCATGTGCCCCCCTCAGAGGGAGAAAAATGGATGGGCTTCCCCATACTCGATCCCACTTTGGAGCAGCCGGTCCTGGGTACCTCTCTAAGATGGGAAGTCTCAATGACGTTTTTCCCCTTGTCATAGCAATGCATATCCCGTAGCTATCCCCGGCAATGTGTGTTTCCTGCTGCTGGCCCCCCCAAACCCCGAAAGCATCATTAGGTGCTCATCAACCGAGCACTCCCGCACCTGACCTTGGGTTTTACTAGtcccgtcttcttccaccTGCTCTTGCTCCCCTTCTCCCCTTGACTCTATTTTTCCCCGGGATCTTCCATTGTGCGCCTCTATTGTTCCTCTAGTCTCACGCGACACCAATTTCTGCcatattttctttttcattCTCCATCTTAAAGAGGTACAAGCAGGGAACACGCCGCTGACCGAAGAAATACGTACCTCCGGACTGCCTCGGCTTCTCCCGCTATTCGCACCCCTTCAGTCTAGTCATCGCGGGGCCGCCTTCAATTgatacctacctacccttcctcctccaaatCCTTGACTCACTCACTCTCCCATTCTCCCCCGCAGCCGAGGCCAATTCCTTTCCCTCACGACACGCGCCCGCCGTTTGCTCTGCTTCAACATCGAGGGCTCTCCTTCAATGACGACGCCGTGAGTTCGTCCTTGTCTCCAACTCTCTCGGACGCCCTCCGCAGCGGGATCCCGGTCTCTCCCTCCGTCCGTCCGAGCCTGCCACCGAGTCCGattcctctctcttcctcgtaCTCTACCGCCTCTCCCGCCTCTCCTACATAGAAATCCgctgcccatcatgtcgtGGAAGGCTTCAGAACGTCTGATGGACACCATCCGTCACTATGCCAGGTTTCCCGCCACTGGTGTCAGCTTGCGCCAGATGGTGCAGTTTGGCGAGAAGCCCTCGGTCGGTACGTTTCCGCTCGCCTCGAGCCCATTGAGGGCTCCCGGGCCTTTCACAGGCGCGCTGACTCTTGATCTTCTCAGGAACCCTGTTCCGAGCTTCCCAATTCCTCGCCGAGGAGCTACCCATTCGCCTGGCCCACCGTGTGCAAgagcttgacgagctccCAGATGGTCTCAATGAGATGCCCTCGGtgatcaaggtcaaggactGGTACGCCCAGTCTTTTGAGGTATGCGCTCATGATCCAATTCCTTAAAAAGCGCCAAACTGACTCGGCCGCAGGAAATCACCCAACTCCCCCGGCCAGAGCTCCCCCAAGATGTACGCACCCGCCTCATGAAACCTAGCAAAACCCTCGGCCGACAGGCCTTCCGCCTCCCTCCCGCGACCCCCAATCCCTCAATTGACGAGGGTGAGTCCTCGGGCTGGGGAGGTCTCCAGAACAATGGAAACGGCAACGGAAAGAAGGCCGTGACGCGGCGTTACTttgccgtcgtcgacgacacGGGCGACTGGCCCGCCGACCTGCACCTCTACAACCAACGTTTCGCCCAGACTCTCCACGACATCAAGCGCCGTCATGATGGCGTCGTCACCACCATGGCCCAGGGTATTCTCGAGTACAAGCGACGCCGCCAGCGAATGCAGATCGACAGCACCATCCAGTCCTTCCTCGACCGCTTCTACATGTCTCGTATCGGTATTCGTATGCTCATCGGCCAGCACATCGCCCTAACGGACCAGAGCCACCACCGCGATCCTACCTACGTCGGAATCATTTGCACAAAGACCAACGTCCAGGACCTCGCCCAAGAAGCCATTGAGAACGCCCGATTCGTCTGCGAAGATCACTACGGCCTCTTTGAAGCCCCCAAGGTCCAGCTCGTCTGCAACCCCAGCCTCAACTTTATGTACGTTCCCGGTCACCTGTCACACATGCTCTTCGAGACCCTCAAGAACTCGCTACGCGCCGTCGTCGAGACCCATGGAATGGACAAGCAGGCCTTCCCTGTGACAAAGGTTATTGtggccgagggcaaggaggatATCACCATCAAGATTTCCGATGAGGGTGGCGGTATCCCTCGCAGCGCCATTCCTCTGGTCTGGACCTACATGTACACCACTGTCGACCGCACGCCAAGCCTGGACCCTGATTTCGACAAGAGCGACTTCAAGGCCCCAATGGCTGGATTCGGATACGGATTGCCCATTTCACGTCTATACGCTCGCTACTTTGGCGGAGACCTGAAGCTCATCAGCATGGAAGGGTAAGTTTGCAGTGCAACTCAGAGGCCCCATCATGACCTCCACTCTTCCCCCGCATATGACGACCCAAGTTCATGATTAACACGCTCTCCAGTTACGGCACCGATGTCTACCTCCACCTGAACCGCctgtcctcgtcgtccgagcCCCTCCAATAGCAATTAGACGCCCCCGGCGCACAGAACCTTCAGGTTCCCCCTTGGGTTCTCCGCAAACGACTGCAAAGCCGGAACCGGGAGGTCTCGGAACGGAAACAGGTGGGCGACGCCGAGGCGGTGGTCAACGCGCCCCCGCGAAGCAACTATACGAGTCCACAGGAAGTCTAATGGATTTTTTTCTTGGAAAAGGGAATCATCGTCACCCGCGGCAGAACCGTGCGCCGGAGCAAAACACAGACGAGAGCAAAAAGACATGCTatatcaacaacatcaacattATCATCAACTACTACTATAAAGAAGACGAGGCGGCCCAGGCACCCCCAGTCGCCGACGTCGATATGCCCGCGGCAATACCATCTAAACCGGAATGCGCAGGTCACCTGGATATTCGAAAGGGGAGGAAAGCGACAACTCCAGCCGGGCGAGGACGATACACACAACCAGGATCACGGACGGCCCTTTTGGTTCACCCAGCCTGAGGAACCGATCCGTGTACAAGCCGGTCTGTCGGCGAGCCTCGACGCCCTGTACAGCCTAGCCAAGCGCGTTGTTATGCGCATGTTTGGGAAATGAAGGAGCCCGAGCTGTAACATTGAAATAACTACATGACATTATATCGGGGGACGATGACGGAATTTTCACGAGGTGGCGGGAGCTCATTGTATGATGCAGAGCAAATGAAGGGAATGGAAGAGGCATGAATGGATTGGAAGAGGGTATTGATTGCTGGTGGCTCTATTGTTGGCAAAGCAGCATGCATGCATGTACATGGAACAAAAAACACTTCTACGGGAGTCTTGGTCATGGGTAGGAAATATCATTGCACTTGTCTTTTGGTTACTCGACGGAGAGTCTGGTCTGAAGTGAGCAAAGTGAGGCTCACTCGTATAGCGGAAGAACAGAGTCGCGAGGCTTCAGAGAAACAATACAGAAGGGCGTGTGCCCAGTGCTTGTTTTCGCTCCCGGCAAAGACATTTCAACAGCTGACTACATGTGTCTGGTATCTATTTCAAGGGGCAAGTCTTTTTTGCATGTGCTTGCATACCCGTTGTGGTATTTCTTGTCATCCCAAAGAATCAGCTCTCAGCGCCAGGGGCAGAATATATTTGTACAAACTAGGGCATCTCGCAGAGACGGGCTCGCATGGAGCTCACCAAGTTGATTGGTGTATATATACATATATAATCGAGCTAACTCGTAGCTCTATGTCACCATCCAAGTGACACGGTTCACAAAACCAGCCTCAGTCCTCCAGGGGCCAGGGGACTTACAAAAGATGCATGATCCTATCAAAGGCTTGGCATGCTCACTTTAGCAGCACTTCATACCCTCCATATTCCCGGATCCTGGCCCTGCCGCCGACGACAAAGACAACCTGTTTCAGAGCCAACTGTTGGATCTCTTCGAGCATCGCTACACGATCGGCGGCGAAGCCGTAAAACAACCTCAGATGCCGGTCTTTCTCGCGAAGCGTGAATATCGtgtggaggagctgctcgTGCATCTGGATCATGCACGACAGAATCTCGTGCCGGGGAAAGTTCTCGCCGCTCACCTTCTGCCTTAGAAGGTAGGCCCACTGGTCCACGGCTTCAACGGCCCTGTTGTAGATGTCCTTCCAGTGGATTGTGTGCTCCTTTCCTTCCTCGCTTTCGTCCTCGGGCCACCTGATCCACGGGATCTgcagcttgaccttggcgttCTCATTGAGACCGTCAAACTTCCTATCCGCGCAGGTCCAGGCGTCGTGGTCAGGGTGTATCCATTGATAGCAGAGGTACTGTGCCATGATGAGTGTTCTTTTGTGTAGTGTATTACTTACTCACCTGTCGCCTTTTCTCTTGAAACTGGGGGGTTGCTCATATAACCCTGGTAATGAGTGAATCAGTTTAATTGGAACAATTGGAACAGGGGAGTTTGTGAGTTGATGTTGGTTGGAATGATGCTGAATGATGAGCGAGGGGATGGGACTATTTTTATTCCTTCGATACAACACTCGACCAGCGTAAGTGGTTCGCAATGGGAACAAAGAGGTCACTCAGAGAAAGAGTCAAGTGGTGGGCATGTTCATAAGCAACAACGCTCATCCTCCGCACACATTCTAATCATGTGAACAAAACACATAGGGGGTTTAACCTAGAGAACAACGGCTTTGTTCATCTAGTCATAGTATGGATTGACTATGGATCAAACTTGAAAGAACGCGTTCTTCCAACCGACTCACAGCATCTCATTATGGGCTTGCTGCTAACTCCCTCGCACATGCGCACCTTGATATACAAGGGCCCAATTTGCTACAGCCTTGGCACATGTTCATTGTTCTCCAAGATCGTCTTCACTACAATCTTGACCACGTCCAGAACTCCGCACCCACATACACTTGAGCGGGTTCGCTGTTATGTCTAAAGTAGACCTACCTCTTCAAAGGTAGTCAAGCCGTCATCTAGAACAAGCTCTTACTAATAGAAACAAAGAAGCTGAAGGTGGAGAGTTAACTTGGGTGTGGACGTGTTCATGTGACCCCTCAACCTCCATGCCTATATCGGTAAGGTGAATGAATAGGTAGCTGGCTCAACCTAGGGAATAGTAGCCTTGCTATACTTCTCTATGGCA encodes:
- a CDS encoding CTP synthase, with amino-acid sequence MKYVLVSGGVISGIGKGIIASSSGLLLKTLGLKVTAVKIDPYLNIDAGTMSPKEHGECFVLNDGGESDLDLGNYERYLGLNLTKESNITTGKIYNFVLSEERKGTYLGKTVQVVPHVVNAIQDSIERVARIPVDDSGDEPDVCIVELGGTVGDIESMPFVEALTQFRQRAGKGNFVNIHVSYVPVIHGEEKTKPTQHSIRGARQAGLLPDLIACRCERPPHEATVAKIASSCHVDMEQVIAVRDMETVYQVPHLLMTEGLLQQLKTGLQLDKLTIPPALVEKGAQLWEVWQKTVNPRQHVDRVEIALVGKYVETHDTYLSVTKALEHSAMRCQKALHIKWVDSEHLEESTQDADPTKYHKAWHEVCTADGILIPGGFGSRATEGMIKAASWARTRKIPMLGICLGMQVAVIEAARKLCNLKDAASEEFTANAEHPVIIFMPEGSKTEKGGTMRLGSRATHFQPGSEWSKLRALYGNADVVHERHRHRYEVNPDYVEQLEGAGLHFIGKDDTGNRMEVVELKDHPWFVGVQYHPEYQSKVLKASPPVLGFVAASSGCLEQITKEILLEYQNGVGEGVQF
- a CDS encoding Protein-serine/threonine kinase; translated protein: MSWKASERLMDTIRHYARFPATGVSLRQMVQFGEKPSVGTLFRASQFLAEELPIRLAHRVQELDELPDGLNEMPSVIKVKDWYAQSFEEITQLPRPELPQDVRTRLMKPSKTLGRQAFRLPPATPNPSIDEGESSGWGGLQNNGNGNGKKAVTRRYFAVVDDTGDWPADLHLYNQRFAQTLHDIKRRHDGVVTTMAQGILEYKRRRQRMQIDSTIQSFLDRFYMSRIGIRMLIGQHIALTDQSHHRDPTYVGIICTKTNVQDLAQEAIENARFVCEDHYGLFEAPKVQLVCNPSLNFMYVPGHLSHMLFETLKNSLRAVVETHGMDKQAFPVTKVIVAEGKEDITIKISDEGGGIPRSAIPLVWTYMYTTVDRTPSLDPDFDKSDFKAPMAGFGYGLPISRLYARYFGGDLKLISMEGYGTDVYLHLNRLSSSSEPLQ